Proteins encoded in a region of the Phycisphaerae bacterium genome:
- a CDS encoding Glu/Leu/Phe/Val dehydrogenase — MTAGKEMFGILKTARLNLEQTANRLKLEDGMFNRLLEPKEKIEITLNPTLSSGKHIQVKTFIIRHRDALGPAKGGIRMSPNVTMDDIQGLSMEMTWKTALIGVPFGGGKSGICFDPSNITAEDKEIIIRSFTRGAMRHIGPEVYIPAPDMGTNEIDMGHIRDCLAYSAGKSITSGCYVTGKPVILGGILGRKEATGRGVAFTVIAACEKLGFDIKKARVAVQGFGNVGSIAALALSELGAKIVAVSDVTGGVINEQGIDIKHLLGYVKACGQICGYPLAKECTNEDVLTCQCDILVPAATQSVITADIAKEIKAKIIAEGANSPTIPDADEILDNRKVFVIPDILCNAGGVFVSYLEYTQETQREQMTLEEVNNRLKNRIVGKFNEVYDYSIQNGLTMRQAAMNMAVSRVVEATSAMGTLP; from the coding sequence ATGACAGCAGGGAAAGAGATGTTCGGGATTCTTAAAACCGCAAGATTAAATCTGGAACAGACAGCAAATAGATTGAAACTTGAAGATGGAATGTTTAACAGGCTTCTTGAACCCAAGGAAAAAATAGAAATAACATTAAATCCTACTTTAAGCAGCGGTAAACATATACAGGTCAAAACATTTATTATCAGACACAGGGATGCGCTTGGCCCTGCAAAAGGCGGCATTAGAATGTCCCCAAATGTTACGATGGATGATATTCAGGGATTATCTATGGAAATGACATGGAAGACTGCCTTGATAGGAGTGCCATTTGGCGGAGGCAAATCGGGTATATGTTTTGACCCATCTAATATTACGGCAGAAGACAAGGAAATAATTATTCGTTCATTTACACGAGGCGCGATGAGGCATATTGGCCCGGAGGTGTATATACCTGCTCCTGATATGGGAACCAATGAAATTGACATGGGCCATATCAGGGATTGCCTGGCTTATTCAGCGGGCAAATCCATAACCAGCGGCTGTTATGTAACAGGCAAGCCTGTAATACTTGGAGGTATATTGGGCAGAAAAGAAGCGACCGGCAGAGGCGTTGCATTTACAGTAATAGCTGCATGTGAAAAGCTGGGGTTTGATATAAAGAAAGCACGTGTCGCTGTACAGGGATTTGGCAATGTTGGCTCGATAGCTGCGTTAGCCCTTTCGGAACTTGGTGCAAAAATTGTTGCAGTCTCTGATGTTACGGGAGGTGTCATAAATGAACAAGGCATTGATATAAAACATTTGTTAGGATATGTAAAGGCATGTGGACAAATTTGCGGTTATCCTTTGGCTAAGGAATGTACAAATGAGGATGTTCTTACCTGTCAGTGCGATATTCTTGTTCCTGCCGCTACACAATCTGTAATAACAGCAGACATAGCAAAAGAAATAAAGGCGAAAATAATAGCAGAGGGTGCGAATTCGCCGACAATACCTGATGCGGATGAAATTCTTGATAACAGGAAAGTGTTTGTTATTCCGGATATTTTATGCAATGCTGGTGGTGTTTTTGTGTCATATCTTGAATATACACAGGAGACCCAGCGTGAACAGATGACCCTGGAGGAAGTCAATAATAGGCTTAAAAATCGAATTGTCGGTAAATTCAATGAAGTATATGATTATTCGATACAAAATGGTCTAACTATGCGTCAGGCTGCAATGAATATGGCTGTAAGCAGAGTAGTTGAAGCAACCAGTGCTATGGGAACTCTTCCATAG
- a CDS encoding sugar phosphate isomerase/epimerase family protein, whose amino-acid sequence MYLTGFADEAAKGIDGQIRATKELGWKYIEARNINDKNIIDIPNAEFDIVVKKLENAGIKINCFGSTIANWAKQIIDSDETSFEEVKRAIPRMQRLGTKLIRIMSYAVLEDREPDDQMEKKRFEQLRLFVKTFSDAGITAVHENCMNYGGMGWRYTIRLIENVPGLRLVFDTGNPVFNYDRSKPKPWHKQSSFEFYKNVKDYISYIHIKDGVWDEKEKKSKFTFPGEGDGDVFKIVKDLLDTGYNGGFSIEPHMSVVLHDNSIVASEENKYTNYIEYGHRFEKLVEKAKRVKT is encoded by the coding sequence ATGTACCTGACAGGATTTGCAGATGAAGCGGCCAAAGGTATTGATGGCCAGATAAGAGCTACGAAAGAACTCGGTTGGAAATATATTGAGGCACGCAATATCAACGATAAAAATATAATTGATATTCCCAATGCTGAATTTGATATTGTTGTTAAAAAACTTGAGAATGCCGGTATTAAAATCAACTGTTTTGGTTCCACCATTGCAAACTGGGCCAAGCAGATTATAGACTCCGATGAGACTTCTTTTGAAGAAGTTAAGCGAGCTATTCCCCGTATGCAGCGACTTGGTACAAAACTGATTCGAATTATGAGTTACGCTGTCCTGGAAGATCGTGAGCCTGACGACCAGATGGAAAAGAAGAGATTCGAACAATTACGCCTTTTTGTTAAAACGTTCAGCGATGCTGGTATTACAGCTGTTCATGAAAATTGTATGAATTATGGAGGCATGGGCTGGAGATATACTATTCGGCTTATAGAAAATGTGCCCGGTTTAAGACTTGTTTTTGATACTGGCAACCCTGTATTTAATTATGACCGTAGCAAGCCTAAACCCTGGCATAAACAATCGAGTTTTGAGTTTTACAAAAATGTTAAAGATTACATAAGTTACATTCATATCAAGGATGGTGTTTGGGACGAAAAAGAGAAAAAGAGCAAATTTACATTCCCCGGCGAAGGCGATGGCGATGTATTCAAAATTGTCAAGGACCTGCTTGATACCGGGTATAATGGTGGATTTTCAATTGAGCCTCACATGTCAGTAGTTTTGCATGATAATTCCATAGTTGCTTCTGAAGAAAATAAGTATACAAATTATATAGAGTATGGGCATAGATTTGAAAAACTTGTCGAAAAAGCTAAACGTGTAAAAACTTAA